The Opitutaceae bacterium genome has a window encoding:
- the araD gene encoding L-ribulose-5-phosphate 4-epimerase AraD, translating into MTMLAELKREAYEANVALPRQGLINLTFGNASALDRDRGIFAIKPSGVDYAVLQPEQMVLVDLDGKVVEGDLRPSSDTPTHRCLYLGFPSINGVVHTHSTNATAFAQAGRPIPIFGTTHADYCMGDVPVTRKMTPAEITGAYEWETGMVIRERLNGVDPLDVPAVLVNRHGPFTWGPTVAKAVEVAVAVECIAQMAQLSLSLEPGLSRIEPELLYKHFKRKHGPGAYYGQRSC; encoded by the coding sequence ATGACCATGCTCGCCGAACTCAAGCGTGAAGCCTATGAGGCCAACGTGGCGCTGCCGCGCCAGGGCCTGATCAACCTGACCTTTGGAAACGCGAGCGCCCTCGATCGCGACCGGGGCATCTTTGCGATCAAGCCGAGCGGCGTGGATTATGCCGTGCTCCAACCCGAGCAGATGGTCCTCGTGGATCTCGATGGCAAGGTGGTGGAAGGGGACCTGCGCCCCTCTTCCGACACACCGACCCATCGCTGCCTCTACCTTGGCTTCCCAAGCATCAACGGTGTCGTCCATACCCATTCGACGAACGCCACTGCCTTTGCCCAGGCGGGCAGGCCCATCCCCATTTTTGGCACCACGCATGCCGACTACTGCATGGGTGACGTTCCTGTCACGAGGAAGATGACTCCGGCCGAGATTACCGGTGCCTACGAATGGGAGACGGGGATGGTGATTCGCGAGCGGCTGAACGGCGTCGACCCCTTGGACGTTCCCGCCGTGCTTGTGAATCGGCACGGGCCTTTCACCTGGGGTCCCACGGTTGCGAAAGCGGTCGAGGTGGCGGTGGCCGTGGAGTGCATCGCGCAGATGGCGCAGTTGTCCCTGTCCCTCGAACCCGGGCTTTCCCGGATTGAACCGGAACTGCTCTACAAACACTTCAAGCGAAAGCACGGGCCCGGTGCATATTACGGACAGAGGAGTTGCTAG